ACCGGTGGCGCGGACGGCCCCCGCGGCGGCGGGAGCCTGGTGGAGATGTTCAGCAGCCCCGAGCAGCGCGCGCTGATGGACCAGGTCACAGGCGTGATGTCGCTGCTCGAGGGCCACGCCGACGTCGTGATGGACGGTGTCGGGCCCGAGGTGATCGGCTCCGTGGACAGCATCCGCGCCAAGTTCGACGAGCGCCGCAAGGGGCTGGGCACCCTCGACCGGCTGGTGCGCCGGCTGCTGGGCCTCGACGCGAAGATGGCGCAGTACCGCGACGGTGCGGCGTTCGTGCGCGCGGTCGTCGACAAGGCCGGGATGAGCGAGTTCAACGCCGTCTTCGCCGGCCCGGAGAACCTGCCCAGCAAGGCCGAGATCCACGACCCCGACGCGTGGGTCGCCCGGGTGCTGTGAGGGGCCAGCTGTGAGGCTGCACCCGTCGGTGGCCGCGGTCCGCGTCGCCGTGCGCCGCGACCTCGAGGACCTCGACCCCGGCGCGGTCGTCGTCGTGGCCTGCTCCGGCGGGGCGGACTCGCTGGCCCTGCTGGCCGCGACCGTGCACGAGGCGCGCGCCGGCGGCTGGAAGGTGGTCGGCGCGACCGTCGACCACGGACTCCAGGACGGGTCGGACGCGCAGGCCGAGCGCGTGGTGGCGCAGATGGCGGCGCTCGGCGCCGACGAGACGCTGACGGCGCGGGTGCAGGTCGGCGCCGATGCCGGCATCGGCCCCGAGGCGGCCGCCCGTCGGGCCCGGTACGCCGTCCTCGAGCAGGTCGCCGACCACGTCGGCGCCGCGGCGGTGCTGCTGGGCCACACCCGCGACGACCAGGCCGAGACGGTGCTGCTGGGGCTGGCCCGTGGCTCCGGCGGCCGCTCGTTGGCCGGGATGCGTCGCCGCTTCGACCGCTACCGCCGCCCGCTGCTCGACGTCTCCCGCGACGACACCGTCACCGCCTGCCAGGTCGAGGGCATCGAGGTCTGGGACGACCCGCACAACCTCGACCCCGGCTTCGCCCGCGTCCGGGTGCGCCGCAGCGTGCTCCCGGTCCTCGAGGACCAGCTCGGCCCCGGCATCGCCGCCACCCTGGCCCGCACCGCCGACCAGCTGCGCGCCGACACCGACCTCCTCGACGACCTCGCCGAGGCGACGTACGCCGACCTGGTCACCGCCGAGGGCGCCCTCCCGGTCGAGGCGCTCGAGGGCGTCCCCGACGCGCTGCGCCGGCGGGTGCTGCGCCTGGTCGCCGTCGCCGCCGGCGCCCCGCCCGCCGAGCTGTTCCACGAGCACGTCCTGGCCCTCGACTCGCTGCTGACCCGCTGGCGGGGTCAGAAGTGGGTCGACCTCCCCGGGCACCTGCGTGGGGTGCGGCGGGACGGGCTGCTCGAGGTGACCCGGGCGACCTGACGCCGGGCCGGGGCAGCTCCCACGGGCGGGGGCCGGGCATGGGGTCGGGTGGTCTGGTCAGGTTCGCCCCGCGCGGCGCGCAGCACGTCCCGAGCGCCTGCGCTGGGGTCGAGGTAGTCCACCTGGAACTCGTGCCTCGTCCTCAGGTAGTCCGATCGTGCGCGCGAGCACCTCACCGGAGTAGCCCCCATGCGTGCCGGCATGACCGGAGCGGGCCAGGAAAAGACTGGGGCAGACGGGAGCCCCTGCGGGCTCTTTACTTTCAGGGTTCCAGCCCTGCTCGTCCTGCGGAGGACTCATGCGCTCGTCACCCCGTCGTTCCGGTCTGTCGGTACTCCTGTCACTGGTCCTGCTGCTCGGCAGCCTCCTCGTCGCCGGTGCGGCCGCGGCCGCCCCTTCGCCCGAGGCAGGCAACGGGACCCTCACGGGTTTCGCCCACGACCTCCAGGCACGCGGACTGGACGGGGTCACCGTCGAGGCCTTCGCCGTGGGGTCCGACCCGGACGTCGACCCGCCAGTGGGGACGACTGGCACGCCGTCCGAGACGGGGCGGGCCCCAGGGAACTGGTACCTGGAGCTGCCGCAGGGTGAGTACCGGCTCCGGTTCTCCGGCGCCGGGTTGCAGACCCAGTGGTACGGCGGCGGCGCTGGACGGGTCGTCCAGGTCGCCGAGGGGCTCATCGAGCGCCTGCCGGCAACCAGTCTCCGCGGCACCGCCACGGCGGTCGTGCACGGCACTGTCCACGACGACCTCGACCATCGAGCGGTCCACGACATCCTGGTCGAGGCCGTGGACGCAGACGGCCTCCCCGCGGCCTCGGCGTTGACCTACAGCAGCGACCAGTTCCAGAGCGACGGCTACTTCGCCCTGCACCTCGACGCCGGGACCTGGACGATCAGGGCCAGCGACCCGGACGGACGTGGCTACGAGCCCATCGAGATGGGCGAGGTCACGGTCGCGGCCGGGGAGGAGAAGAAGCTGGGAGACTTCCGCGTCTCCCGTCGCACCGGTCAGGTCGCGGTCTCGGTCGTCGACGGGCTCTCCCGGCCCCTGGCCCGTCCGCGCGTCAAGATCCGCGAGGTGCCCGGAGCGCCCTACTTCAAGGCGAAGGGCCGGGCGGACGAGGACGGCACCATCGTCTTCACGGGCGTTCCCGAGTCCACCGACAGCGTCACGGTGTGCGCCGACGCAGGGACGGGCTGGGTCTGCCTCGGCGGTGTGAGGAAGCGTCGAGCCGCCGAGACGCTGCACGTGGTCGGCGGGCAGACGACCCTCGCCGAGGTCGTCGTCGACCAGGTGCTGGTGACCGGGTCGGTCGTCGACCAGGAGGGGCGGCCCATCATGGGCGCGGACGTGGACATCATCTCCGTCGAGGGCGACTCCTACAACTGGGCCGGCAACGCACCCTCGGATGCCTCCGGCCGGTTCGCAGTCGCGATGCTCCGAACGGCCGACACGGCGTACACCGCCTGCGTGTACGGGCGGGCCTGGACCTGTCTCGGAGGCCGCAGCAACCCGGCCCGGGCGCACACCTTCACGATCCCGACCGACGTCGCGGAGCACGAGATCGCAGAGGCACTCGTGCTGGACAACCGGCCCCCGACGACAGTGACGAGCACGGTGCGGACGGTCGGCGGCAACAAGGTGGTCGCACCGATCCTGCAGGCGCTGCGGTGGGACGGCGACGAGTGGACTGCGGTGTCCGAGTCCGTGGGCGATGGGAGCGGCCGGGTGTCGGCCGAGCTGACGCAGGGCACCTACACGTTCCGTTTCCTCCGGGCCGGCTTCGCCCCGCTCGTCCTGGGCGGCGGCTCCGAGCTGCCTGGTGCACCGGTCGAGGGCTCGTCGGTCGAGGTCGGCGCAGACCCTGTCGATCTAGGAACCGTCCTGCTGCAGCCCCGACCCCGGACGTCGGCGCCGACGGGCGGCGAGTACGGGCCGGCCTACGACCACTGCCTGAGCAACTACCTGCCGCCCAACGATGACGAGTCCTCCGACGCTGTCGCCCTGCCGTTCGCGCTGAGCTTCTTCGGCCAGCCCTACAGCGACGTCTTCGTCAACAACAACGGCAACGTCACCTTCGGTGAGGAGCTCAGCGCCTACACGCCGTCGGCGTTCTCCTCCGACGCCGGGGGCGGCTACAGCGGTCCGCCGATCATCGCGCCCTTCTTCGCCGACGTCGACACACGCGGCGAGGGCTCCAACGTGGTCACCTACGGGGCGAGCCCCGACGGGTCGTCGTTCTGCGTGAACTGGGTCGACGTCGGCTACTTCAGCCACGCGACCGACCGGCTCAACAGCTTCCAGCTCCTGCTCACGCAGCGCAGCGGCGCCGAGTCGTCGGAGGGTGACTTCGACATCACCTTCAACTACGACCAGCTCCAGTGGGACATTGGCGAGGTCTCCGACGTCACCGCCCTCGCCGGCTTCACCGCGGGGACACCCGACGTCCCCGGGACGGTCATCCAGCTCGACGGCTCGTTGGAGCCCGGGGCGCTCCTCGACGACGGCCCCAACTCCCTGGTGGGCGGCACGCAGAACGCCGGCGACCGGCTGGGCCGCTATCTCTTCCCGGTGCGCAACGGCGAGGTGTCCCAGCTCCTCGGCGGGCTCTCGGGACAGGTCGTCGACGAGTCGGGCGACCCGGTCCCCGGTGCCCTCGTCGAGCCCTGCCGCGCAGTGTCCGGCGTCCTGCGGTGCGCGGGTGTGGTCCGCACCAACAGCGACGGCCACTTCACCTCCGTTGGTCTCCCCGAGGGCAGCTACCAGCTGAGGGTCAGCCCTCCCGCGGGATCTGCCCACTTCCCGACAACGGCGTCGGGCACCGTGGTCCGTGGGGTCACCACCGCCCTGGAGTCGCCCGTCCTGCTGACGCGGCCCCGCCCCGCTCCCGCGGGCGTCGAGCTCGGCAACTCTCCCGGCGCCGATCCCTGGTTGCCGGCGCCCTACATCGACCAGAACGGGGTGTACGTCGTGCACTACCGCGCGCCGCTGGACCTGGTCGTCGAAGGCTGTCCCGGCGTGGCCGACCCGGCCTGGAGCCTGGTCGTCGAGGGAGTCGAGCGCAGCGCCGGCGTCCTCGTGGAGTCCGCGCCGGGGGTGTACAGGGCCACCGTGCCCAGCGCCTACCCCGAGCATGGCGAGGCCACTCTCACCACGACGGTCCTGGCCACTTGCGACGCCACGCGGCCGGTCGTGTTCGACCTCTACATCGACCCGTCGGGCGTGGTGACCGACCAGTACGGCCAGCCGCTCGACGCGGTGCGCACCGAGCTGATGCGTGCAGACACCGGCGCCGGGCCGTTCACGCCGGTCCCCGACGGCAGCGCCATCATGTCGCCGTCGAACCGGGTGAACCCCGACGTCACGAGTGCAGACGGCGTCTTCCGGTGGGACGTCCTGGCCGGGTACTACCGGGTCGACGCCACGAAGGCAGGTTGCACGCCGACCTCGACGGCCGAGATGGAGGTGCCGCCGGAGCGGCTGGACCTGCTGATCAAGATGACCTGTGCGGCCGCTGCGGTGACACCGCTCGTGGCCCCCGAGGTGCAGGGCGTGCCGGCGGTCGGGACCGTGCTGACGGCGACGGCGGGCACCTGGCCCGGCGCGCTGGTCCCGACCCGGGTGGAGTGGCTGCGCGGGGCGACCGTGGTCGGTACCGATCCGGCGTACACGCCGGTCGCGGCCGACGCCGGCCGGACGCTCACGATGGTCCGCTACGCCAAGCGGCCCGACTACCTGCAGGAGAACCGAGCCGATGGCGCCCGGGTGAGCTTCGAGGAGGCGCGCTTCGAGCTGCCGGTCGCAGTGCCGGCCGCGCCCGGTGGCGGTGGCGGTGGCGGTGGCGGTACGCCGCCCCCGGCCGCGGCGCCGGTGAACACCGTGGCCCCGAGCATCGGCGGCGACGCCGAGGTCGGCGGCGCCCTGACGGCCCAGCCGGGCACCTGGGACACCGAGGGTCTGACCTTCGCCTACCAGTGGATGCGCGACGGCGAAGCCATCGCCGGCGCCACCGCCTCGGGGTACACCGCGACGAAGGACGACCTGGGCCGCTCGGTGAACGTGCGGGTGACCGCCAGCAGGACCGGTCGTACCGATGGCACGGCCATGGCCAGCCCGGTGGTGGTCGCTGCGGGTGGTGCACCGACGGTGGTCACGGCTCCGAAGATCAGTGGTGAGCCCGTGGTGGGTGGGCTGCTGAGCGTCTCCGAGGGGACGTGGAGCGCGGAGGGCCTGTCCTTCGCCTACCAGTGGACCCGCGACGGTGAGCCGATCGCCGGCGCGACCGGGGCGACGTACACGCTCGGTGCGGCGGACAAGGGCACTCTGGTCGGGGTGCTGGTCACGGCCTCGAGGGCTGGGTACGCCGACGGGTCGGCGGTCGCCGAGGGCCTGGCGGTCCCCGGTGACGAGCAGCCGGAGGAGCCGGTGTCGTCGAAGACCAAGGTCAAGGTGCTCGACAGGCCCGTGCGGGCTGACGAGCGTGCCCGGCTGAAGGTCGTGGTCCGCACGGTCGGTGAGGTCGTGCCGACCGGTGTCATCGAGGTGACGCTGGTGGGCGGCAGGACGCTGACCCGTGACCTGGACGCCGACGAGGCAGGCGTGCAGAAGCTCAAGCTGCCGAAGCTGGCGGCGGGCAAGTACCGCGTCAAGGTCCGCTACCTGGGCTCCGAGGACGTCGAGGCGTCCAAGGCGCAGGTGCTGCGGGTGCGGGTCAAGCCTGCGAGGTCGGGCACGAGGGCCATGCGTGCCGACCGTCCCGGAAGGAGCATGGTCGACCTCTGGTGATCCACCCTGCAGGGGCCGGACCGTTCGTCGGTCCGGCCCCTGTGGGATGCCCCTTGTCCTCGTTTGTTCACCCGGGTGAACAAACGCG
This Nocardioides dokdonensis FR1436 DNA region includes the following protein-coding sequences:
- the tilS gene encoding tRNA lysidine(34) synthetase TilS, producing the protein MRLHPSVAAVRVAVRRDLEDLDPGAVVVVACSGGADSLALLAATVHEARAGGWKVVGATVDHGLQDGSDAQAERVVAQMAALGADETLTARVQVGADAGIGPEAAARRARYAVLEQVADHVGAAAVLLGHTRDDQAETVLLGLARGSGGRSLAGMRRRFDRYRRPLLDVSRDDTVTACQVEGIEVWDDPHNLDPGFARVRVRRSVLPVLEDQLGPGIAATLARTADQLRADTDLLDDLAEATYADLVTAEGALPVEALEGVPDALRRRVLRLVAVAAGAPPAELFHEHVLALDSLLTRWRGQKWVDLPGHLRGVRRDGLLEVTRAT
- a CDS encoding carboxypeptidase regulatory-like domain-containing protein — translated: MRSSPRRSGLSVLLSLVLLLGSLLVAGAAAAAPSPEAGNGTLTGFAHDLQARGLDGVTVEAFAVGSDPDVDPPVGTTGTPSETGRAPGNWYLELPQGEYRLRFSGAGLQTQWYGGGAGRVVQVAEGLIERLPATSLRGTATAVVHGTVHDDLDHRAVHDILVEAVDADGLPAASALTYSSDQFQSDGYFALHLDAGTWTIRASDPDGRGYEPIEMGEVTVAAGEEKKLGDFRVSRRTGQVAVSVVDGLSRPLARPRVKIREVPGAPYFKAKGRADEDGTIVFTGVPESTDSVTVCADAGTGWVCLGGVRKRRAAETLHVVGGQTTLAEVVVDQVLVTGSVVDQEGRPIMGADVDIISVEGDSYNWAGNAPSDASGRFAVAMLRTADTAYTACVYGRAWTCLGGRSNPARAHTFTIPTDVAEHEIAEALVLDNRPPTTVTSTVRTVGGNKVVAPILQALRWDGDEWTAVSESVGDGSGRVSAELTQGTYTFRFLRAGFAPLVLGGGSELPGAPVEGSSVEVGADPVDLGTVLLQPRPRTSAPTGGEYGPAYDHCLSNYLPPNDDESSDAVALPFALSFFGQPYSDVFVNNNGNVTFGEELSAYTPSAFSSDAGGGYSGPPIIAPFFADVDTRGEGSNVVTYGASPDGSSFCVNWVDVGYFSHATDRLNSFQLLLTQRSGAESSEGDFDITFNYDQLQWDIGEVSDVTALAGFTAGTPDVPGTVIQLDGSLEPGALLDDGPNSLVGGTQNAGDRLGRYLFPVRNGEVSQLLGGLSGQVVDESGDPVPGALVEPCRAVSGVLRCAGVVRTNSDGHFTSVGLPEGSYQLRVSPPAGSAHFPTTASGTVVRGVTTALESPVLLTRPRPAPAGVELGNSPGADPWLPAPYIDQNGVYVVHYRAPLDLVVEGCPGVADPAWSLVVEGVERSAGVLVESAPGVYRATVPSAYPEHGEATLTTTVLATCDATRPVVFDLYIDPSGVVTDQYGQPLDAVRTELMRADTGAGPFTPVPDGSAIMSPSNRVNPDVTSADGVFRWDVLAGYYRVDATKAGCTPTSTAEMEVPPERLDLLIKMTCAAAAVTPLVAPEVQGVPAVGTVLTATAGTWPGALVPTRVEWLRGATVVGTDPAYTPVAADAGRTLTMVRYAKRPDYLQENRADGARVSFEEARFELPVAVPAAPGGGGGGGGGTPPPAAAPVNTVAPSIGGDAEVGGALTAQPGTWDTEGLTFAYQWMRDGEAIAGATASGYTATKDDLGRSVNVRVTASRTGRTDGTAMASPVVVAAGGAPTVVTAPKISGEPVVGGLLSVSEGTWSAEGLSFAYQWTRDGEPIAGATGATYTLGAADKGTLVGVLVTASRAGYADGSAVAEGLAVPGDEQPEEPVSSKTKVKVLDRPVRADERARLKVVVRTVGEVVPTGVIEVTLVGGRTLTRDLDADEAGVQKLKLPKLAAGKYRVKVRYLGSEDVEASKAQVLRVRVKPARSGTRAMRADRPGRSMVDLW